One segment of Nocardia farcinica DNA contains the following:
- a CDS encoding DUF2771 domain-containing protein, giving the protein MSRGRGRLIAALVGAGLLLLVAVVAGTVALAVRDAPDHDPEITAYAHGRAVTVPPYQFCDLRLLDEERLEMSNCRQGEPVELEVPPGYPLQLSLPRDIADAPWLAYLVYALPDDTTVTEVISHKDHPKGTPALTIDSQPAPELRLVGVEIQLPVPAIDEFGRETTVPHASWSISTQPRAGEAGDQ; this is encoded by the coding sequence GTGAGCCGCGGCCGGGGACGCCTGATCGCCGCGCTGGTGGGCGCGGGCCTGTTGCTGCTCGTCGCGGTGGTGGCGGGCACGGTGGCGCTGGCGGTGCGCGACGCGCCCGACCACGATCCCGAGATCACCGCCTACGCGCACGGCCGGGCGGTGACCGTGCCGCCCTACCAGTTCTGCGACCTGCGCCTGCTCGACGAGGAGCGGCTGGAGATGTCGAACTGCAGGCAGGGCGAGCCGGTCGAGCTGGAGGTGCCGCCCGGCTACCCGTTGCAGCTGTCGCTGCCGCGCGACATCGCCGACGCGCCGTGGCTGGCCTACCTGGTCTACGCGCTGCCCGACGACACCACCGTCACCGAGGTGATCAGCCACAAGGACCACCCGAAGGGCACGCCCGCGCTGACCATCGATTCCCAGCCCGCGCCGGAACTGCGTCTGGTGGGTGTGGAGATCCAGCTACCGGTGCCCGCGATCGACGAGTTCGGCCGCGAGACCACCGTCCCGCACGCGTCCTGGAGCATCAGCACCCAGCCGCGCGCGGGCGAGGCCGGCGATCAGTGA
- a CDS encoding cold-shock protein has product MPTGRVKWYDVEKGFGFLSQDEGEDVYVRSSALPEGVEGLKPGQRVEFGMAAGRRGPQALSLKLIEAPPSLRQGQDRGRKEPSGPRRTPDELHGMVEDMITLLETKVQPDLRKGRYPDRKTARTISEVVRAVARELDH; this is encoded by the coding sequence GTGCCGACCGGCAGGGTTAAGTGGTACGACGTCGAAAAGGGCTTCGGCTTCCTTTCCCAGGACGAGGGTGAGGACGTCTACGTCCGCTCCTCGGCGCTCCCCGAAGGGGTCGAAGGGCTCAAGCCGGGGCAGCGCGTCGAGTTCGGAATGGCCGCGGGCCGTCGCGGCCCGCAGGCGCTGAGCCTCAAGCTCATCGAGGCGCCGCCGTCGCTGCGGCAGGGCCAGGACCGGGGCCGCAAGGAGCCCTCCGGCCCGCGCCGCACGCCCGACGAGCTACACGGCATGGTCGAGGACATGATCACCCTGCTCGAGACGAAGGTGCAGCCGGACCTGCGCAAGGGTCGCTACCCCGACCGCAAGACGGCGCGCACCATTTCCGAGGTCGTGCGCGCCGTCGCGCGGGAGCTGGATCACTGA
- a CDS encoding resuscitation-promoting factor Rpf1 domain-containing protein yields the protein MSGRHRKPTSTGRTVAKVAVTGAIFGTASAALAGNASAAPDSDWDRLAQCEAGGNWAINTGNGYHGGLQFSPSTWTAHGGQQYAPTANQATREEQIAVAEKVLASQGWGAWPSCSAALGLKSSATPREVPSAPETPRWNPAQPAPQAVPDANQELFQAVDRAIATVQQQGVQIPQPALDFFNAAKANNVQLDPHVVNFFEANKGLLPS from the coding sequence ATGAGTGGACGCCATCGCAAGCCGACCTCCACCGGGCGCACCGTTGCGAAGGTCGCCGTCACCGGCGCGATCTTCGGCACCGCCAGTGCCGCCCTCGCCGGAAACGCCAGCGCGGCTCCCGACTCCGACTGGGATCGCCTCGCGCAGTGTGAAGCAGGCGGCAACTGGGCCATCAACACCGGCAACGGTTACCACGGCGGCCTGCAGTTCTCGCCGAGCACCTGGACCGCCCACGGCGGCCAGCAGTACGCACCCACCGCCAACCAGGCCACCCGCGAAGAGCAGATCGCGGTCGCCGAGAAGGTGCTCGCCTCGCAGGGCTGGGGCGCCTGGCCGTCCTGCTCGGCCGCGCTCGGCCTGAAGAGCAGCGCCACCCCGCGTGAGGTGCCCAGCGCCCCCGAGACCCCGCGCTGGAACCCCGCGCAGCCCGCACCGCAGGCCGTGCCCGACGCCAACCAGGAACTGTTCCAGGCCGTCGACCGCGCCATCGCCACCGTGCAGCAGCAGGGCGTGCAGATCCCGCAGCCCGCGCTGGACTTCTTCAACGCCGCCAAGGCCAACAACGTGCAGCTCGACCCGCACGTGGTCAACTTCTTCGAGGCGAACAAGGGCCTGCTGCCCTCGTAA
- a CDS encoding helicase-associated domain-containing protein, translating into MSATDSLAGWLGSRSDARLVALLQLRPDLAVPLPSSMTVLAARAEQRASVLRATEELDTLDFAIIESLAVHGTRQAPGDGTPLTRKALHAHLKGRATKAAVDAALERLTDRALVWTDGEALHLVPAAAEALPWPMGSATELSDALTEPEVHAALAEITPPERALLDKLATTGPRGRTRDAAPDAPTDRPVPRLLARGLLRRVDDETVELPVTVGQLLRREPVTAPSVLTPPKPPSTKYTPAEVNAVAAGEVGELLRHCADILAALSESPAPALRAGGLGVRELRRIAKQTGIDETRAGLLVEVLAAAKLIEKGIPEPPPDIDSVDDFWAPTPASDGWLESPPARRWTVLAMVWLDLDRMPWMIGMRDTNDKPLAALSVELRVPHAPRDRRAILGLLAEQPTGTALDPADLGRVLAWRQPRRRRQFRREAVEHTLAEAAALGLLGRGALASPARALLHGAATSAADAEAEMAAALPEPVDHVLVQADLTVVAPGPLVPELAQRIALVADVESAGAATVYRIGESSVRRALDAGLTAAELHALFATHSRTPVPQALTYLIDDVARRHGQLRAGMAQSFVRSDDPALLAQVLSAPVAGVLALRAVAPTVAISQAPLGEVLEQLRAAGFAPAGEDSAGGIVDLRPRGARIATRPNARQSYRPNPPTTEQLELLVAELRAGERAASARAARSVRTDGTRTSTAATLALLQLAARVRRPVNIGYVDAQGVASQRVVEPLKVGNGQLDALDPVTGTVRHFTLHRIASVALLE; encoded by the coding sequence ATGAGCGCGACCGATTCACTGGCGGGATGGCTGGGATCCCGGAGCGATGCCCGACTGGTGGCGCTGCTGCAGCTGCGGCCGGATCTGGCGGTGCCGTTGCCCTCCTCGATGACGGTGCTGGCGGCCAGGGCCGAACAGCGCGCGTCGGTGTTGCGGGCGACCGAGGAGCTGGACACCCTCGACTTCGCGATCATCGAGAGCCTGGCCGTGCACGGCACCCGGCAAGCCCCCGGCGACGGCACCCCGCTCACCCGTAAGGCGCTGCACGCGCACCTGAAAGGACGGGCGACGAAGGCGGCGGTGGATGCCGCGCTCGAACGCCTCACCGACCGCGCCCTGGTGTGGACCGACGGCGAGGCCCTGCACCTGGTGCCCGCCGCGGCCGAGGCGCTGCCGTGGCCGATGGGCAGTGCCACCGAACTCTCCGACGCGCTCACCGAGCCCGAGGTGCACGCCGCGCTGGCCGAGATCACCCCGCCCGAGCGCGCGCTGCTGGACAAGCTGGCCACCACCGGTCCGCGCGGGCGCACCCGCGATGCCGCGCCCGACGCGCCCACGGACCGCCCGGTGCCGCGGCTGCTGGCGCGCGGGCTGCTGCGCCGGGTGGACGACGAGACCGTCGAGCTGCCCGTCACGGTCGGGCAGCTCCTGCGCCGGGAACCGGTCACCGCGCCGAGCGTGCTCACCCCGCCGAAGCCGCCGTCGACCAAGTACACTCCCGCCGAGGTCAACGCGGTGGCCGCCGGCGAGGTCGGCGAGCTGCTGCGGCACTGCGCCGACATCCTGGCCGCGCTGAGCGAGTCGCCCGCGCCCGCACTCCGGGCGGGCGGTCTCGGGGTGCGGGAACTGCGCCGCATCGCCAAGCAGACCGGCATCGACGAGACCCGCGCCGGATTGCTGGTCGAGGTGCTGGCCGCGGCGAAACTGATCGAGAAGGGCATCCCCGAGCCGCCCCCGGACATCGATTCCGTGGACGACTTCTGGGCGCCGACCCCGGCGTCGGACGGCTGGCTGGAAAGCCCGCCCGCCCGGCGCTGGACGGTGCTGGCGATGGTCTGGCTGGATCTGGACCGGATGCCGTGGATGATCGGCATGCGCGACACCAACGACAAGCCGCTGGCGGCCCTGTCGGTGGAGTTACGGGTGCCGCACGCGCCGCGCGACCGCAGGGCGATTCTCGGGCTGCTGGCCGAGCAACCGACGGGCACCGCGCTCGATCCTGCGGATCTGGGCCGGGTGCTGGCCTGGCGGCAGCCGCGGCGGCGCAGGCAGTTCCGACGCGAGGCGGTCGAGCACACCCTCGCCGAGGCGGCAGCGCTCGGCTTGCTCGGCCGTGGCGCGCTCGCCTCCCCCGCCCGTGCCCTGCTGCACGGCGCGGCCACCAGCGCCGCCGACGCCGAGGCCGAGATGGCGGCGGCACTGCCCGAGCCGGTGGACCACGTGCTGGTGCAGGCCGACCTGACGGTGGTCGCGCCCGGCCCGCTGGTGCCCGAGCTGGCCCAGCGCATCGCCCTGGTCGCCGACGTCGAATCTGCGGGCGCGGCAACCGTCTACCGCATCGGCGAGAGTTCGGTGCGGCGCGCGCTCGACGCCGGGTTGACGGCCGCGGAACTGCACGCGCTGTTCGCCACCCATTCGCGCACGCCCGTACCGCAGGCGCTGACCTACCTGATCGATGACGTCGCCCGCCGCCACGGCCAGCTGCGGGCGGGCATGGCGCAGTCGTTCGTGCGCAGCGACGATCCGGCGCTGCTGGCCCAGGTGCTGTCCGCACCGGTGGCGGGCGTGCTCGCACTGCGGGCCGTCGCGCCGACGGTCGCCATCTCCCAGGCCCCGCTCGGCGAGGTGCTCGAACAACTGCGCGCCGCGGGTTTCGCACCGGCGGGCGAGGATTCGGCGGGCGGGATCGTCGACCTGCGCCCGCGCGGTGCCCGCATCGCGACCCGGCCGAACGCGCGGCAGAGCTACCGGCCGAATCCGCCCACCACCGAACAACTCGAACTGCTGGTGGCCGAACTGCGCGCGGGCGAGCGCGCGGCGAGTGCCCGCGCGGCCCGGTCGGTGCGCACCGACGGCACCAGGACGAGCACGGCCGCCACACTCGCGCTGCTGCAGTTGGCGGCGCGGGTGCGGCGGCCGGTGAACATCGGCTACGTCGACGCGCAGGGCGTCGCGTCCCAGCGGGTGGTCGAGCCGTTGAAGGTCGGCAACGGCCAGCTCGACGCGCTCGATCCGGTGACCGGCACGGTCCGGCACTTCACGTTGCACCGGATCGCGTCGGTCGCCCTGCTGGAGTGA
- a CDS encoding LppU/SCO3897 family protein yields the protein MKFPGTRLLARLVLALLAAAALAVAMSGCSVIDDATKSDVAKTKVGDCINITDNSPTATEGEPIDCSSPKAVYKVHQTFDEATQCASNEYTSYTEQLPSGGTTFMCLAPNFAQDNCYNDVSTSPYMWVDCSSTEATFKVLQRIDGQTDELLCESGDEFLVVSDPKTLFCLGKPNA from the coding sequence CGAGGCTGCTGGCACGGCTCGTGCTCGCCCTCCTGGCGGCGGCCGCCCTCGCGGTGGCGATGAGCGGCTGTTCGGTGATCGATGACGCGACGAAATCCGACGTCGCCAAGACGAAGGTCGGTGACTGCATCAACATCACCGACAACTCACCGACGGCCACCGAAGGCGAGCCCATCGACTGCTCCTCGCCCAAGGCCGTGTACAAGGTGCACCAGACCTTCGACGAGGCCACCCAGTGCGCGTCGAACGAGTACACCAGCTACACCGAGCAGCTGCCCAGCGGCGGCACCACCTTCATGTGCCTGGCCCCGAACTTCGCGCAGGACAACTGCTACAACGACGTCAGCACCTCGCCGTACATGTGGGTGGACTGCTCGTCGACCGAGGCGACCTTCAAGGTGTTGCAGCGCATCGACGGCCAGACCGACGAACTGCTCTGCGAGAGCGGCGACGAATTCCTCGTCGTCTCCGACCCCAAGACCCTGTTCTGCCTCGGCAAGCCGAACGCCTGA